Proteins from a genomic interval of Terriglobales bacterium:
- a CDS encoding 3-hydroxyacyl-CoA dehydrogenase NAD-binding domain-containing protein, translating into RGIAHVAALGGYRTILEDILPASLRKAESEIRANLDKGVELGKLERSAADEAFSRIQFAGSVDEAAREADLVIEAVPEEMESKIEIFTLLDKICRPGTILASNTSSLSITEIASVTYRPRKCVGMHFFNPVHKMKLLEVVRALETDDETISAAAEVGRRMGKEVVVIKESPGFITSRINAMIGNEAFYMLQEGIASAEDIDKALKLGLNHPMGPFELVDLVGLDTRLHILEYLQKSLGEKFRPAPLLVQHVKAGRLGRKSGRGVFEYPEVKQKSAEAKTSH; encoded by the coding sequence CCGGGGCATCGCCCATGTCGCCGCATTGGGCGGATACCGCACCATCCTGGAAGACATCCTCCCTGCGAGCCTGCGCAAAGCCGAAAGCGAGATTCGCGCCAATCTGGATAAAGGCGTGGAGCTTGGCAAGCTGGAGCGCTCGGCAGCCGACGAGGCTTTCTCTCGAATTCAGTTTGCCGGCAGCGTGGACGAAGCCGCGAGAGAAGCTGATCTTGTGATCGAGGCAGTCCCGGAGGAGATGGAGTCAAAGATCGAGATTTTCACTCTGCTCGACAAAATCTGCCGTCCCGGCACCATTTTGGCTTCGAATACTTCTTCGCTTAGCATCACCGAAATTGCTTCAGTAACCTATCGCCCGCGTAAATGCGTGGGTATGCACTTCTTCAATCCGGTGCACAAGATGAAGCTGCTGGAAGTTGTGCGGGCGCTCGAGACCGACGATGAAACCATCTCAGCCGCCGCCGAAGTCGGACGCCGCATGGGCAAGGAAGTGGTAGTGATTAAGGAGTCCCCCGGATTTATTACCAGCCGCATCAATGCCATGATCGGCAACGAGGCGTTTTACATGCTCCAGGAAGGAATTGCCTCGGCAGAGGACATCGACAAGGCTCTCAAATTGGGACTAAACCACCCGATGGGGCCATTTGAGCTCGTCGATCTGGTAGGACTCGACACGCGGCTGCATATCCTCGAATATCTGCAGAAGTCCCTGGGCGAGAAGTTCCGGCCTGCTCCGCTTCTTGTGCAGCACGTGAAGGCTGGACGGTTGGGACGAAAGAGTGGGCGGGGTGTCTTCGAGTATCCCGAAGTGAAACAAAAATCTGCC